The genomic window ACATATGCGATTTGCAGTGTGAAGGGAACATGACACGTGTGGCATGAGTCTCGCAGCGTTAACGGATGTAAACATGGTCTTGGCCATCCCGCTTCTGTGGCAATTTTCAAAGATTTTACACTACCGTAGGCAACATTTTTTCAATCTGATACCTTCAAGGAAAAAAACGGTTGGGTTTTTTTGCCTTTGTCCGCTATCGCTCGTTTGAttctgttgtttgttttgtcgAATAGTGGTGACCAATTTCACTTGTTGATGACATATATATATCGCATGTGTTCGGACGCTCATTCGTAGTGCAGAGGCAATGGTTACATATTCGATTTAGATCAACACATGAAAAGGTACGGAtttgaaaacatcaaaattggaCTGTTCATACTGCATGAAAATATCACATACGTGTCGCAAGTGGGCAAACGTTAACGTAGCCCAAGTGTAGAGAAAGAGCAAGTTATTTATTCTCTGGCACAGTTCAATTTCAGGAATCAGCAGACATAGCAGCTTCGAATAGGTGTAGTCATCGAGAAAACTACATGTTAAAGTTCATTCTCTCAGTAAATTATCTGTCATGTCtgacatatacaaaaaaaaaacccaaggttatcttaaatggcaaaaaaaaacactacttgCTTTTTATTACTTCCAGCGTTTCCCATAACTTTGTTCCAGCCACTTCCGCACATCTTTCAGGTTGTAAAAAAAGGGGCCCTTGCCACCAAGATAGCTAACCTTTCTATGTTGTACTATACACACACGTTCATTGGACACGCCGTAAGCCACATTAGCGTTGTTGTCCATACAGTCAGCTACCAGCTGACACTGAGGGGGCAGAGAAAAGTGATCGATCAACTTTTGCGCTGCTCCCAACCTCTCTTCTAAACTTTGATGCTTCCGTACGTTGAAAGAATGAGGGCCCATGGGCGGGGCCACCCAGCCATCTGACGGATGAGCCTCATCAATGTAGACCAGCAGAAAATCAGCAACATCGCTAAAGTCTTCTACCAAACGCCGGAAAGCTGGTAGGTGGCTGATGAAGGGGGGTCATGTGGCTGAACCAAAGTTAACCACCAGAGGGCGATCCGACGACTCAAAATCCAGGAGTCGACATTCGTCCCAATTTTCAACCCTCACGTCATGCTCCTCAGCAGGTATAGTGTTGATGTTGCTGCTCCATTGAGGACTAGCAGACACTTTCACCACTTTGGAGTTGGGCGCCTCACAGCCAAGTTTGACCTGTGGGAGAAGAACTGCTATTTAGTgtctttttggtggaaataaacaATTCAGTGGCTGCACTTCTACTCCTGTCCAGTAGTAACAACTGAAGTAACAGCAACAttagactaatccgagtagaaaTTTAATTCAGTGGCTGCACTTCGACTTCCGTCCAGTAGTAACAACAGAAGTAACAACAACAttagactaatccgagtagagatttgtgcacgtcgccctctagtgattggccgccattactggggtgtttagaCACCCATAGCAGCCCGAGATTAGTCAATGTTGTCCATTaaagtcaggggtccccaaaccacggcccgcgggccagatacggcccacctccacatttggtccggccccttgaacaatttgatttttttttttttttttcaatagtgttattaatttcctggcttttttctgtgaagaacccagagagggttatttggttattatctatttaatcaatagtgttattatattatattatattatattatattatattatattatattatattatattatatcattattttaatttatttacttatgttccgggaagaattcagaaagggttatttgattgtggctttctgaaaaacaataaatttttacatttaggcactcctgcaatcgtcacactttttctgttacaaactgacccggcccctcatcagagaaggaaaaagttatgtggccctaacaggaaaaagtttggggacctctGTTGTAAAGCAACAAAGCAAACAACATATATGaacgaaatgaacaagaatcctacagagtatttcataatggttcaaaattatttttcgaacagatcatgtgactaacacCTTAGAAACGGTCCTTTGCATTGCTTCGCCAAAGCTACACCTGAGGGGGCAATATGGATATTTGGAATTTCTTTGtttcatgttttgccccccaacCTCTCACAAAActcaaactccgcttatgctttTATCATACGCGGAGATTAAGGGAGCCCCCCTGGCGGTGGCCAaagttgtcattgcatgtaattgactttccaaaccatgaatttaaaattaaaactttgccggtaaaatgtggtctataaaagttgtaaagcaataaaacaacagaaatgaatgaaatgaacaaaaaatatttaaatatattttttataatggctcaaaattaattttcgaatagatcatgtgactagcaccttaatgacgttcatttgctttgcttagccaaaaccagctGAGGACAGAAgcaacaagatggatatatgtcgTTTTTTTCTTACCTAAGCTTTCCAAAGCGACATCAACtgctgagcgagaaccaaggattgaagatgcggGCATGAAACGCCGGAGAACACCGCCAATATGGTGAGTGGAGTTTCAGTTTGTCCACtacagacgctaattgtacaacagagccacaaccGGGATACCATATTCAAGGGTATGAGTGACTGGAAAAATTTGGCATTAAACTGGATATCTCCACGGAACGCAAAAATCGTCGTCTACTTCTCCACGGAAAAACGCACACGCTCACTCACGCaagcacactcacacacacataacTTGGATGCCTGTATTtatgagcatgggctaagctactaaccgagcatatatcttgtaagttaattttattgctggcaCCGCGTTTCAGGGTTATCAATATGTTTTGTCCCCCTCACTTCCTCCACAAAAGTCTAACTCTGCCCATGGCTTTTATgtccattttgatttgtttttttctgaagtgatatacaaatataacaataattGTCTTCAAGTGTAGTATCAAGACTAAtcagcatcgaatcgaatcgtgacctatGAATCGTGAAACGAATCGTGTCGCCAGATATGAGGCAATACACACCCCACTAAAATTACATCATTACAAAGTACAAAGAAATAACATGCCAATGCTATGaactatgtatttttttagatCTAGTTTCCAACTGCTGGTCGTCATACCAAAGATGGAGCCAgcaacacacactgtatggaaaaaaaaatagagtgCTTGTCACCCTTCCCAGCTgaggatagatgtccaatcttatAATGTGAatctaaatgagtttatcactagcagaTGTACAATCCATTTGATGTGGGAGGGTTGACactgaatgaacaaacgttcatttgctgcaaatgtcaatggcagacattgAGTTaagtctgaccaagccatgacggcaattactttacattcaagtgagtatgccgtattaaaagggggaaaaaactgttgtttttctttctttaaaaaaaaaaaaaaaaaaaaaacatatcggaATCAGTGCACTATTTATATCAGCCACACAGACTGGTGTCAGAATCGGTCTCGGGAGCCTAAAAGCGCTATCGGTATCGATGCAACACTGCTATTTAGCCTCTATTGCCACTgttatgaattatttttttgtggtgGTAGGCCCTTGTTATTGGACTGCGTCTGTCTATTTTGACATCTATTTGATTACTTGGATGCGATTTCGGTCATTTTAGGTAGCGGTTAACAGTCGTGCAAGATGAGCTCTGAATGGATTGTGCTTTGGTcaaatatttacatttggagAACATCATGCCTCTGTTTACTTTTAAATTGTGTCATGTGAACCAGTATCTGCGTAAATGTTTGCTCAAAAGTAAAAGTCTGTTTTTCATTATAGCTGGAACATGCTTTTAGAAATATATATAATCATTGCTTCCGATCTAAAAAAACTGACCATGTCTTCCTAATGACACTTATGTAACTGCACTTTAATGCAAGCAGATACGACACAGTATTTCTCGTTTAGCTTGACATGTTTTGTCTAGTTCTGCTGTCAGATCAATGAACGGTAATGAAATAGGATTGCTGCGACATATTTCCAAACATGCAGCTGAGCTGATCATGCAATATGTAGGATTGATTTGACGGAATATAAACAAGTGGGTCTAAAAGTTAATGACATCAGCTGTACTGggatattttgatttttaattcaatggctgccattgactgcactagacatccaatccattttgactggacggGGTGAACGAACTGaatgcactgaaacatgagcattcacagccaggctTCCCACTTTGGGTTATTTATAAATAAACTCATTATTTAACTCATCGCATTcaatcaatggcatgcaatgagctaaataatataaataaatacaacttAAGAATTTACTTGGGACAGTGTttgtctgtttttatttttgttaaccaCTTGATTCCtgaatttaaaatattaattaacaaaaaaaagcatgggTGGGTACATACATACAGAATACAGAAAAATAGGAGTaataaaaagatatatatattagggctgtcaaacgattaaaatttttaatcgcgttaatcacagcttaaaaattaattaatcgtaattaatcgcaattcaaaccgtctataaaatatgccatatttttcggtaaattattgttggaatggaaagataagacacaagacggatatatacattgaacgtactgtacatatgtactgtatttatttatcataacaataaatcaacaagatggcattaacatttttaacattctgttaaagcgatccatggatagaaagacttgtagttcttaaaagataaatgttagtacaagttacagaaattttatattaaaacccctcttaatgttttcgttttaataaagtttgttaaattttcaatcaaaaaataaactagtagctcgccattgttgacgtcaatgataaaaaataaaaacacaagtaacaagtggaaatgacactttgctgtcattgtaatctaatctgtttgagcggggcatgtgcgttaaataagttaaatattttaacgtgattaatttaaaaaattaattaactccCATTAAtgcgatgattttgacagccctaatatatatatatatatatatatatatatatatatatatatatatagagagagagagagagagagagagagagagagagagagagagatagatagatagatagatagatagatagatagatagatagatagataaattAAATGGATAAATGCAACTATAAATTGAAAAATAGTAGATTAAAAATAAAGTCTTAAAGAATTAAAAGAAATagaaaaatattcattcattttccatgccgcttttcctcacgagggtcccggatgtgctggagcctatcccagctaactacgggcggtaggcaggggacaccctgaactggttgccagccaatcgcagggcacaaggagacacacaaccattcacacacacactcacacctatggacaatttagagtgttcaatcagcctaccatgcatgtttttgggatgtgggaggaaaccggagttcccggaggaaacccatgcaggcacggggagaacatgcaaactccagacaggaaggccgaaacccgggattgaacccttgatctcagaactgtgaggcagatgtgctaaccactcagccaccgtgccgccaatagaaaaatatatttaaaaaataattttaaaaataaaaataatttaaaataaatatgataaaaagaaggtttttttaaaaaatcctttttattttagaaaatttccccaaaaatcctttttaaatcataaaaatatgtttacatatatatttacatttatttgttttctttttatgaTTTCTGTTCTCATAGGCTTTTCCCATTTTTAGCTGTATTTCTCCAATTAAATTTTCTATAGTAAGTTGTTttgtattaataatatttttatgtaGTTATGTCTTCCTCCAATGTTTTATGTATAGGGTGAACAGGGCAGACAcatcctcctcctcacctaacTTAGACTCAATTCAAAGTCAAATCTATTCAGTTCTCATTTTAGTTGCACAATAATGTGATATTTAAAAAGTAGAATCTGTCTCTCATCCCTCCCTTCTCTGAAAAAGATTTAGTACCCTTCACATGGTGGAGGCCGAACTCCATAGTGTCTGCCCTTTGCATAAGTGCATGTAGTGCACCACTCCACTCACAAACACAGACAGTTATGCATGTTCTATAACAGTGGTTCccgaccttttttgcaccacggaccagtgtgATGTGGGCACTTTTTTACGGACCGGCATTGTATGGCAGAAAAATATAGTAAATCTAAAATAACACGACGGCCAAAAAAAATGGGAACGTGAAGGGAAGCTGTAACTCACTAAACACCAAATCGTCCTTTTTTAaaagcggcctctcctaaaacttgttggcaaatatccttggtcgcaagCATAATAAGTTCTTCTCAAATCATGAaatgtttcttggctttagcattaCAGTTCGCTACAAGGTATGATGCTCTGaatgcattcgcttttgttgatgCGTTGGCCCTCACTAATTGTTTCTGTCCTTTGTGCTTGCGCTTTTTTGCTTCAAAAATTCCAAAGGCTTATCCATTATTCCAGGGTGCTTAGTCTCTACGTGCTGAAGCAGCTTTGAAAGCTTCAATGccccgtttgctaacttttggcctcatattatgcagagtggacTTGGCGTAGATTCCTCTTCTGACTCGTCAGGCGGATTTTTTCTccgtaaaaagctgtccaaagacgtctgttttctaaTCGTCTTAGCTAGCGTGTGGgcttattatttccgggaacaaatttgACGCGCCTACACCATACGTCACTATCTAGGACAAGCACACATAGATATAAAGAATAGCTGCTAGCTCCAATCgatttctatgacaacattctaTCCAGTTTTATTATAATATCTATTGACTAATCCAAACAAAACGACCGGAATTAACCCGTCTGCCGTTACTGAGGTTTGCTGCCCACAGCACACAGCCAGCAGCAGGCAGCtatcgttactgtttacattgacttacTACTGGGCTTCTACTCaggtgtgtaaacaccccagtaatggcggccacgaCCAGAGGGCGACGTCCACATATCACTACTCAGATCAGTCAATATAGTAGGCCGGCAGAGGCACAGGCCAAAATGCatttctaataaattatttttgtgcGGGCCGGGTAGAATatgtgccacggaccggtaccggaccCTGTGGTTGAGGACCACTGTTGTAAAGCATCCCATGAACAACATGAATAAAATCTCGAGGTTCAGACTATCTGCATCATTTCTCCTGCATTGTTAAAAGGTCTGCTTCTGAGTTCTGTTAaacttagggtgaccatatttcaatttccaaaaaagaggaaacTCGGcctggcctcgagatacttaaattttactcgaagttcactcaaagatgcctcatCACTTTAATATGTTTAAAGTGGGCATCCTCTATCTGGatagaaaattcagttttacataaaaaaaaaaagctatataACTATAAACTAGATTAAAGGCTTTATTATTCTTAAAATAATAGAACaataataaagttaaaaaaaaagtggaatgaaattatgatttaaaaaagcctTTTCTGTACTAGTGAATCATCattgaacaaaataatagccgtcttttcaattcttactgtacaaataaataaCCTGAAATAATGTTCTAAATAAGAGCTCTTCTGTAGAAAATCCAGCTTTACAAAAAGCTCTTTTCTCTTTCCATTGAAATAATGTAAATCAAATTGTAGCCTAACAACAATACTaattttacacacacaaaaaacaacaaaacaacaacatcaCTTCAGTCTTTAGGGGttttaattgtttcattttAGCACTTTGAGGGACAATCTAATACTGCTCCGACATTTGTTTTCTCTATAACTGAGCACAGCAGAACTAACCACTGGGCAAAgtctctgggaacacgtcacaggcagcacagtaccgtagtattctgtgcaaagcgtcagtttcaacacacgctaattggtcccgtgaaaaacatTGGAAACCAGACCGCAAGTAGACATgtctgggcaaaagaggacacTTGGTCACCCTAGTTAAACTAAGCTAAGTCCTCTCCTCTCCCCTCCCTGATGGACATCAACTCCTCTCGATGCCTCAGCAGAGCTCTAAACATCCTCAAGGACAGCTCACATCCTGGTTCCCGGCTGTTTGAACTGTACCCCTCTGGGAGACGCTATAGGTGTTTAAAAGCAAGAACAAACAGACTGAGGAGcagtttctttgctaaagccatctccaATCTGAACAGCCATATGTAACACCAAATCACCCAatgtcatttacatgcaatatactatgtgcaatacttactaacTGCAAGattcaatgcctcactgtcaacttctgcaaattaacttctattcacacatattctatgtgcaataccctGTTTACATGCAATATTAATCTGCAATATTCAAtcccttcactgtcaactgctgctacttcaattatttgcactgcctgaacacaggactacctcatacatattttatactatttagattttatacttttattttaaCAAGCCACTTTCTAGATTTTatttgtgcaatattcaataccttcactgtcaactgctgctacttcagttcaattatttgcactgcctataCATAGATtacctcatacatattttatatttatttatattttaaactttattcttgcaagccactttcgagatctttttacttgtcctgcactgttaagggagatgctccacaatttcattgtacaactgtataatgacaataatgggctattctattctattctattctattctattctattctattctattctattctattctattctaacagCTAATAATAGCTAAGTATAAGGTGACAGTCACAGACAGAGAAGAGAGAGGAGAGAAGCTGTCTGTAattatttagttatttcactCTAAATAGATGACCATCTAGATATTGATATCAGAAATAGTTCAGATTGTAATGATATTTTAGATTTATTTCTATGAAGGATTTAATATATTAGGTAttgatgtttttctttctttttttgttttgtttttttttatctcaaaGGGAACTAATCCTATACATCCCTGATCAAAGTCTTCAGACCAGTTATAAAGTTGCATGAATTTGCATTTTACAAAATTGGATTTCAATGAGGTTTTAAATGGAGCTGCAATATGCAAAGGCAAGAAAGGCGAGTGTGATAAAAAGcactttgaaaaagtaatttattgaAAACGACAAATAAACTGAAATAGGCTGATCAAAATTTTAAGACCATCGCTCAAAAATTTACCAAAAATCATCCAAGCCAGAACAAAACGTTTTTTACATGTATCTCAACCTTGTTTATTcctattaaaacatttttttaatctaacTTTGGTCTCTCTCAGCTGTCTGCGGTTGGGCCcccttttattttgtgttcaaGTCTCGTGTTCAAGACACATGGAAATCAGAGCAGTGATCAAAGGTATTCTGTCAGATGTAGTCATATAAAGTCAATT from Corythoichthys intestinalis isolate RoL2023-P3 chromosome 15, ASM3026506v1, whole genome shotgun sequence includes these protein-coding regions:
- the dio2 gene encoding type II iodothyronine deiodinase — protein: MGMASEDVMVTLQILPGFFSNCLFLALYDSMVLIKRIVSLLSCSRSAGSGEWRRMLTSAGLRSVWNSFLLDAYKKVKLGCEAPNSKVVKVSASPQWSSNINTIPAEEHDVRVENWDECRLLDFESSDRPLVVNFGSATUPPFISHLPAFRRLVEDFSDVADFLLVYIDEAHPSDGWVAPPMGPHSFNVRKHQSLEERLGAAQKLIDHFSLPPQCQLVADCMDNNANVAYGVSNERVCIVQHRKVSYLGGKGPFFYNLKDVRKWLEQSYGKRWK